The nucleotide window CTCAAGATATACAGCAgccttttattttttatgtttaataaaatgagcttacacaaaacaaatgtctttcatttcttggttgctgtgtgtgacaacatGACGGGGCTGCTTTAAGGGGGCTTCAATATGATGCACAtggggttggaagcttcggaggcTCTGAAGTTCTATTTAGAAGGGCTTGAGTTGAAAATTAATCTTTAAACCGATTAAGGGTAAGACATGGTTAGAtcgggaagaggcgtattcactccacaaaccagccaggagatgTTTTAAGAGGAGGGTCACAGTCGTTGGtgcgcagctagattatcagtggcaggcagaCATAATGAGTCTTCAAGATCTAGAAAAACATAACAACGGCgtgatgtatatattaacagtaatAGATGTATTGTCCAATATGCCTATGCAGGGACCCtaaacaataaaagtggtaccaTCGTCACTGCCGCCTTTGAAGACATCTTTgcgagaggtcgagtacctcaaaaactaccaacAGATgatggaaaggaatttttaaacaaaacttttcagaaattattaaagcaacacgctgttcagcattttgtaacgcacacagaggtaaaagcggcagttgtagagcgttttaacagaactttaaaatcaaagatgtggcgatatttcacagctaacaatacctacagatacgtggatgttctacaggcttttatagatgtttataacaccagttaccatagaacaatcaaaatggccccagTGGAGGCAGTCGTCTCGCATCGAGTGTCAAGAAACcggttttaaaagaaggggatcatgtcagggtttcaaagttgaagggtgtattaatcaaaggctaccaacagacatttagcgatgagatattcatagtggaaagtgtggagcttaaagaaggggtatatatttacaagctGAAGGACTACGCCGGGGAAGAGGTagcgggtgtcttttacaccgaagagttacaaaagttgccctacgatccgaacagggtgtacagggttgaaaaggttctgaaaaggaaaggcatcgGAGCTTAGAGACAGGCGATGGTCAAATGGCgcggtggcccgagaaatttaacagttgggttttggacagctcgctgcacTAGGTGTGAGGTTGCGCTGTAGTCACAGCgatggagaactcacctttttatattacgttCCCGTCCAACGCTTCAAAGGGCATGTTCCCaggcaatcagatttctaattatatggTGAAACTGGCaaaaccggtggacctgaaaggaccctgggaggtggccctaacggacatacagtaccctagaacatggaatacatttacaaagcacaaggctaaatttaCTATAAAGCGTGAGCAGGACCCTCTGAGCATCCACGTGGAatttcctcatggctattacccaaCCTTTTCTTCAGTGGTCaatgccatcaacaaatctataggaaGCATTGAAACAtatgcgaatatacatctggtgtcggataacgttagaagaaaagtttttcttaaagccccggagctcAGTACAGTGTTTAACTGTTCAGGTAAATTACAAAGAGTTATAGGGACCGTGCAAcatgtgaaaaggcaggtggatccagaccctacatgccctGATATTAACGATTAAcggcggattttatacactctacgtgtctAGGGACATCGTAGAACCtaagaggataggggatagttattcgctgttgttgagatgggtcccggtgaagggcaaaaatgacacaaaggttaATATAGAACATCACAAACCCAATTACGTGGCAATTTCCCAAaatcattttgacactataaccatcatgatctACGACGATCAATCAGAGCCGGTGGCCTGTAAATACGGGTTATTgctaagcttcatttaaggccacacCGTGATGTGACTATTAGGCAATCGCAATGGTCATTACGAAAACTTACGGGATCCCTCTATgaacagggactattatagagttcaggccggctaTGGGGGATtgccgccctactttcaaggggacCCCGTCATGTACGGGGCTGGGTTGTGgggcttctttcggagtttgttAAAAGAGCCATGCCATTCTTGAGACAGGgatacgaaattgcaaaacctcacttTAAAACGGCTGCCACGAACATAGCGCATGACGTCGTGGACTCTGTAACATCGGCTGTCACCGATGGCATTAACAAACAACCCCAGGAAGGAGCAGGATTGTTGTACAAGGCGCgtgctggtgttaaaaggaagcgaggGGCTTCGAGGCGTAGATGCCCGCCAAAGCCCTATAAAAaacagaggacttcttcaaaaggcccacacaaaagaagagtcgtaagacaggggagatcttccaagaagaagaatagACCACgctctagtgcaaatattttttaaagccgCTATCATGGCATTCGTACACACTGCGCCTCGGGTGAATGTGCCAAATCAGAGCTAGAtctgttttctcttaaacccacacagaccagcaccgAAAACAGTGatttcatggaagtatcgcctctagGCTCTCTGACACCTCTGGCGCCGATAGAGTTTTATACGTCGGGGTCAttggatatgtatttggatctcaacagcACTCTGTTAcacctcgtctgcaaaataaccaaagcgaacggcacCAACATCGAGAATAATGCTAAAGTGGCACTGATCGCCTAacccatcgcaaccatgtttaatcaagtggacattaacctgggaGATCGACTCATcccgcagagtgataacatgtactcctacagggcctacatagagagtattctaaattacagttgcgAAGCCCTGGATGCACAGTTTTCAGCtagactcttctacaaagatactgaagcGCATTTTGAGGACACAGTGTTGGACGGCGCCAAcgctggttttaaaaaaagagccagctttgcCGCCGGCAGTAGGCAATTTGATCTCCTGGggtgcatacattcagaccttttcttccaagaaaaACTTCTAATCAACGGTATCGagcttaagatcaaactcaaccgcaacaaggacGCATTCTGTCTCATCAGAGGCGATGGggaacagtataaactggttatattgtccgcgagtctgtttgtaaagagagtgaaggtGTCACCGAGAGTCAGATTGGCCCACGCTGAATCTTTACAACTATTGAACGcaaagtacgccattgaaagagtggctctgaagatattcagtatCGCTGCCGgtactagattaacgcagcagcagaatcttttTCTGGAGCaactaccgaaactcatcatcatagggtttgtggacattaCAGCTTTTAGTGGACTCTATACCTCGAAccatttcaacttcaaacactatgatatcaactacgCCGCTTTGGTCCACGAGGGCGCTGTTATCCCTGCAGAACCATTCACtccgagttttggaacatccaattttgtcagggaatatctcggactggtctcgataacggggaaacatctgcgggactcaggagtcgttgtttcaagagaggggtatggggctGGCTACACATTGTTTGCGTTCGACCTAacgcctgacatggaagatggcgaccactacaacctgatcaaaaatggaaatctaaaagctgaaatacattttacacaggcgctggctacCAACGTGAATATGGTTGTATTCTCGGTATCCGACAGAGTTATCCAGCTCAATCATGCCCGACAACTTATGTTTGACTTTCATTAAAAGATTttaaaatggacactactgagatacgtgacttcttaagtaggCATAAATacgctaaaaaatactttttaggtgtatttcctagagatgggctacctgaaaagataggcccagaaagacctCGTACCCTAGTCTTTAACACTGACCCGCATTACtagggtggtacacattgggctgACATGTTTCtcgatgtagacaaggttatagtgtttgacagtttagcggagttccccgagcatgacatttatacaaaaccgatattcaaatatgtaaaaatagCATCACCAACTGTTAAGTATAACAAGCGGCGTGTACAGGagtctctagccatcacatgtggggaacattgtatatattttgttagtaaaatgtctaagggtatgacgtttagaattttttaaaaatctgtattcagctgatctagtaaacaacaacGGTATTGTtaggaaatatgtgaatgaaaagactaggcccatgtcgagcattgttaaaacagaatacggtgtatgtcaaaagtgtaaggccttgtaaagcctctatttgtactgattattgtctaaaataaaaaaacatcgtAAACATGAaatcagactatgcatttttattcacCCACCACCCATTTTGAAACCATTTTAAAAAAGATGTCGGACTACTGTTGAaatgttaaaagtgtttattagaaACAGTTTTCACCACAAACATGTACACGGGTAAAAATAAATGAAGTAAACATCTTTCGACACGCGAAcctttttaacaaaactgtatAACGGTTCAAAATTGGATTACATTAGAGTGGtaaccatgtgttcattttgaacagtctctttttaggggccagatgtagagcatcgctgctcctagacggtgttagctgaGGAAAGAAAGGCGACGTCAGGGTTACCGATGATCGTAAAGGGGATGTTGCGTTTCGCAGCGgcgcttaggaactgctcccatcctctaggagcgttttgtgtcgatagggttttattgtgcgtgagacctctgaccagatcatacaggtgtgatccagcaaccggttgtcccttgtaaacTAATTCACCCCTGTCGTTCCAagaggtcaaatctttagtagcagcCATTTTACCAAGTAACATatgagcagcccctctatacttTTGACTCTATTTTTTAACAGGCCTACAACAAAGGCGTCCGAGGTGGCTGGCGGACCCGGGTCTTGAGGTGCTATTGGGTCTGTTGCTGGCTGTTCCTCGGCAGGTGTGTGCAGagttagtttgtttttttcagcgttCAACTGTAAagtgagtaaagccctgctttgtcgtgtggttttaaatcggttcggttcaaaatggctttgatcttaGCATTGAGATGCTGCGTCTTGTTTCTGTGTATGTCCCAGACGTCGGCGGTCGAAGGGCCCAAATGTTCCAGCTGATGgcgaggcacaaggtacattttttgggaATGTTCCATCATGTCCTCGATAGGAGACCTgttattaggggtatagctatacccaacAGCGaacctataaaacctccagactgtttgaccagtttccttttagaaaggagcaacacccttttattgctgagcttcttaataatgtgatgcttcttcttcagcacatggaactggctcgttgataccGGAACATTACCTTTTAGGATGTTTAAgactatttctgaaatggccgccACTAAATCTTCCGAAGCAGCACATAGGATAGCATTTCTTTTCatggggctggctgtgaccagcatttttaggaggtctaaatttcGCCTTAGCCGTCCAGACATTGtggtgaccttatattacaaggtttagagtgtaaacgTTAAAAAATTCTTCTTAAGGGGTCTTTTTATAAGCTTTAGGGACAGTTTTAGGTGTGTAAGTgactgagaagtcagggggcaaatAGCGGtgcatagtctgtagtcttctagagtgttgggttttaaatctaccagtgaGTAGACGTGGGGTTTTACGGTGGTGTCGTTAaatgcttccatgaaaaactgcatgttcccggggtacatctgtttagctataattgctaTCTGAAGCTTGTCGCAGGGGGTTTTAAATAAGCTCAAAGTATGAGAcgttgagagttatagaacgaccgcttttgcccttgtaaaacaagttctgcacgatgtagcatattctcagattacgatgatgtgaatattgagtaaaagctctcCCCATCTCGGGGTGGTCACCTCCTTCACGCATGAGATTGTCCacaacgaccatgtttacaaggtgttgaGGTAACAAGTCATCGTTGTTGAAGATattggggatgccttctataaatctgatgtgtgagaactttagggagagttccatgataataaagccatacaatgttgttagaagtctgagataaaacaccgggagcattttctagcagtatctttataaaatatattttaccgctatttgaggggCCGGCTAAAACGCAGAAGAATGGGTGtggcagcctggtgtccatagctgTTGGGGTTAGCCACtgtaatgtcttttaataaccgtacggtagtgttttgtagtcctcagtGAGGACCCATTTATCAAACACTATGCGCAGTGTTTATATACAGAGGTTGTGTTGTGATTTCCCACCtctttttggacctgactatgtTAGTGTGGTTTACGACTATTGCTCTGCTATTTTCGTGATCGCTCAATGcgtagtactgatgcaccagacccttcagactatcAAAATGTACTTAAACTGTGTTGTTAATgtttaaagtgatgcctttgactttcatgcagacCCTGTTGTTAAAGGTTTTGTAACTGTAGGTCTTGGGTCCTGAGGAAGTGTATtcgagtatgtactcatccttttcaaATTCGCTGGttaaatcccctagataatcacccagcggcaGATCTTCATCACTctctttactaacaaaaataacaaagtctgtgtcatggtacaaacaacgttcctgaagcttatccaacagtctgtaaagctctagacgagcgtgagcggttgtgaagcacgctatgaagatgtttatattgttccaAGATGTGGGGTAcactttggcgtatttccagcatagaacggccttCTCATCatctataaattcacaactggacacgtcgtaagacggggcaaatagatacttaaaaagctcatctgggTCTGTGaccatggatgtgtttgacaaattggtacgttgtgcgaattttccccacaaggaattgatgAACTCAGGTCTCAACATAATACCCTCGTGAGCatggtaatcagcgatatacttttgctTCGAGGGTTCATCAACGCACCAGTCGGAATACcccgatgcctcctgtttgtctctgagaaacaagttgatgtactcagaaaagagttgagttgtggtgtgtggaaagtgccaaatttccagtattttaccaaGGCGGTTACCCTTTCTAGAGGGCCGTTtgtacctcgatggtacaccatggTACACCATGGTCCCCTTTActcatcactatgggggtcattccaaccctggcggtcggtgataaagcggcggccaacccgccaacaggcaggcggtccaaaaaaaggaattctgaccctggcgggaaccgccaacacagcccgccactttaacactccgaccgccacggcgggacaggcaaacagcgcggcggtcaccgccaataggcaggcggcagacaatgtaccgcccaccctatcacaactcaccaatccgccaccttttccggggcgggagccccgccgataaaaacacggcggaaacagactacgaacgggaaaacgctcacctatacacacttcacgaggaaggaggacagcatggaacccgaattaaacatcctaccagctattgtctacctgctcatctaccaggagtacgaacgccggcgcagacgacaacggtgagtactgcacctacgacacaggggaggggggaggaggaaagcttacgggcacacacatgcgccatacacccacccccccaccacaaatacctacaccccaatgcagagcaacaagtcagagtgacaccccccaaacccaccggaataatgcaaagacacaattaaaatgatctataaaatatatgtataaatagctccattgaaggtatgggaaatatgctatatgaaagatacaaaataaggaatgaacaaagtcaaaaatatatacataggcaataagtcctgcacattctgtcaaagttccatagtccgtgggccaatgtgcacaaacacatgggcaaagcccacacaggagaccagataccattggagagaacactgctgggg belongs to Pleurodeles waltl isolate 20211129_DDA chromosome 9, aPleWal1.hap1.20221129, whole genome shotgun sequence and includes:
- the LOC138259680 gene encoding uncharacterized protein F54H12.2-like gives rise to the protein MFNQVDINLGDRLIPQSDNMYSYRAYIESILNYSCEALDAQFSARLFYKDTEAHFEDTVLDGANAGFKKRASFAAGSRQFDLLGCIHSDLFFQEKLLINGIELKIKLNRNKDAFCLIRGDGEQYKLVILSASLFVKRVKVSPRVRLAHAESLQLLNAKYAIERVALKIFSIAAGTRLTQQQNLFLEQLPKLIIIGFVDITAFSGLYTSNHFNFKHYDINYAALVHEGAVIPAEPFTPSFGTSNFVREYLGLVSITGKHLRDSGVVVSREGYGAGYTLFAFDLTPDMEDGDHYNLIKNGNLKAEIHFTQALATNVNMVVFSVSDRVIQLNHARQLMFDFH